A region of the Pristiophorus japonicus isolate sPriJap1 unplaced genomic scaffold, sPriJap1.hap1 HAP1_SCAFFOLD_118, whole genome shotgun sequence genome:
tcgttggtggtatttctccagcgccttgaggtgtccactgtacatggtccatgtctctgagccacacaggagggcgggtatcactacagccctgtagaccatgagcctggtggtggatttgagggcccggtcttcaaacactcttttcctcaggtgaccgaaggctgcactggcgcactggaggcggtgttggatcttgtcgccaatgtctgctcttgttgataggaggctcccggggtatgggaaatggtccacgttgtccagggccgtgccgtggatcttgatgactggggggcagtgctgtgtggtgaggacaggttggtggaggacctttgtcttacggatgtttagtgtaaggcccgtgctttcgtacgcctcagtaaatacgtcgacaatgtcctggagttcagcctctgtgtgtgcgcagacgcaggagcATCGTGGTCAAGGCCaactacggcccaaactcccaaggccccaccccactgctccctgacggcactgtgggagcaccttcaccacacggactgcagcggttcaagaaggcggctcaccaccaccttctcaaggggcaattggggatgggcaataaatgctgggccttgccagcgacgcccgcagCCCGGGAATGAATAATGGTTCATTCAATGTCCCTTTGGGGAAGGAGATCTGTCGTTTCTCACCGGGCTGGGCCTacgtgtgactccaatcccacacctcACGTGGTTGTCTCTCATCTGCCCTTCAGAAGTGGCCCAGCTGGGTTGTATCAATACCGCTTGTGCTGGGAGGGAGTGCAGGGTAGGTTTATCAGACCCATACCCAGGCTCCAAGGGTTGAACTCCGCGGAGATATTACACAaactggaatttagacggttacggggctgatctgatcgaagttgTCAAGGTATTAAAGGGgaactgatggggtagatagagagaaactatttctgctggttgaggagtctcactcgaggggacatagtctgaaaGTTGGAGCCAAGCCTGTTCAGGAGTGATGTTCGGAAACacgtctacacacaaagggcgggaGAGGTTTGGAATTCTCGTCCTCAAACATCAGTTGATGCTCGAGCAATTAATTCTAAATCGCAGATCGACAGGTTTCTGTCAACCAAAGGTCCATGGGGGAAATGGGGAAAAGGCGcgtacatggagttaggtcacagatcagtcattagaacataggaaataggagcaggagtcggccattcggcccctcgagcctgctccgccatttaatacgatcatggctgatctgatcatggactcagctccacttccccgcccgctccccataacccttcactccctcatcgctcaaaaatctgtctatctccaccttaaatatattcaatgacccagcctccacagctctctggggcagagaattccacagatttacaaccctccgagagaagaaattcctcctcatctcagttttaaatgggcggcctcttattctaaaaccatgcccccgagttctagtcccatcagtgggaacatcctctctgcatccaccttgtcgagcccccctcataatctgatacgtttcgataaggtcacctctcattcttctgaattccaatgagtagacgcccaacctcctcaacctttcctcataagtcaaccccctcatctccggaataaaagGCTGGCTAAAAAGgctgggggggcactaaaaccgacaacttaaacaaattaaacgttaaatcaaattaaaatttggttgccgggggtgatggcgcactccagtccctccggcgcccacctctcgcggaaggccgcgagcgtaccggtggacaccgcgtgctccatctccagggacacccctggctcggatgtaaccgcggacgagaggcaggcagtcggggctgaacgagaccctcgaccgcccgctacccggaccggctgatggcccaccttggccaggcccaggagcggcCTACGAGGGAggcccttccgacctgcccgctccccctccgcacagggggccccaaagatcaggagcgtgggactgaagtgcagccagaatttgaggaggagccccttcagatattggaacaggggctacaacctcgaacgttcgataaaaacgtggaacacggactcctccggaCCGCACAAATTgagcagctcgacaaacctgtgagcatactgacTGGTTCACAATTtacagggccgaacggcctacccctgctcctaatccttatgttcctcTGTCCCGACGGCAGGTTTCCACGAGCGCGATGGGAAGCCGTACTGCCGGCAGGATTTCTACGAGATGTTCGCCTCGCGTTGCCATGGCTGCAGCCAGACCATACTGGAACACTACATCTCCGCCCTCAACGCCTTGTGGCACCCAGAGTGTTTTGTGTgtcgggtgagtgagtgagtgagtgagtgggcgagagaccgaggtgggtgggtgggtgggttagcGGGCCGTCCTTCCGCTGGGATCTTGCCATGCGAAACAGGCAGCGGCGGCCATTTTCTAAAACGGgcgaaggaggcggccattttgctcGGTCGATTGGGACCCCGGGATTGGTGGCTCCTGGGGGGCGGAGggcatggggtggggtggggtggggggaggagttggTCACTCAATGACTCCCGACTGATTTACAGAAAATCccagcacaggaggaggctgttcagcccttcGATTCTGTTCCAGGTCTTTGCTAATGCAATCCTActgtcccgctctcccccatagtcctgtatcaatccccaaactaatcccactgtcccgctctctccccatagaccagtatcaatccccaaactaatcccactgtcccgctctctcctcatagtcctgtatcaatccccaaactaatcccactgccccgctctctccccatagtcctgtatcaatccccaaactaatcccactgccccgctctctccccatagcccagtatcaatcccaaaactaatcccactgccccgctctctccccatagtcctgtatcaatccccaaactaatcccactgccccgctctctccccatagcccagtatcaatccccaaactaatcccactgtcccgctctctccccataaccctgtatcaatcccaaagtcccgctctctccccatagccctgcatcaatcccaaactaatcccactgtcccgctctctccccatagccctgcatcaatccccaaactaatcccactgccccgctctctccccatagccctgtatcaatcccaaactaatcccacactaatcccactgccccgctctcttcccatagccctgtatcaatccccattcaaatcccactgtccgctctccccatagtcctgtatcaatccccaaactaatcccacactaatcccactgccccgctctcttcccatagccctgtatcaatccccattcaaatcccactgtccgttctccccatagtcctgtatcaatccccaaactaatcccactgccccgctctctccccatagccctgtatcaatcccaaactaatcccactgccccgttctctctccccatagccctgtatcaatccccaaactaatcccactgccccgctctctccccatagccctgtatcaatcccaaactaatcccactgccccgctctctccccatagccctgtatcaatccccaaactaatcccactgtccgctctccccatagtcctgtatcaatccccaaactaatcccactgccccgctctccgcatagccctgtatcaatcctcaaactaatcccactgccccgctctctccctatagccctgtatcaatcccaaactaatcccactgccccgctctctccccatagccctgtatcaatcccaaactaatgccactgccccgctctctccccatagccctgtatcaatcccaaactaatcccactgccctgctctctccccatagccctgtatcaatcccaaactaatcccactgccccgctctctccccatagccctgtatcaatccccaaactaatcccactgccctctctccccatagccccgtatcaatccccaaactaatcccactgccctctctccccatagccctgtatcaatcccaaactaatcccactgccctctctccccatagccctgtatcaatccccaaactaatcccactgccctgctctctcccatagccctataacaatcccaaactaatcccactgccccgctctctccccatagccctataacaatcccaaactaatcccactgccccgctctctccccatagccctgtatcaatcccaaactaatcccactgccctctctccccatagccctgtatcaatccccaaactaatcccactgccctgctctctccccatagccctataacaatcccaaactaatcccactgccccgctctctccccatagccctataacaatcccaaactaatcccactgccccgctttctccccatagccccgtatcaatccccaaactaatcccactgtcccacattGGCGTGCATCAATCCCATGACCCTGGAACCccaggggggaggagtggagggtcaATGGTCGACTTCGAACTCGGGGGAGATCAAAGGTCGGCTTCGAGCAAGGTGAGGTCAAAGGTCGGCTTCGAACGTGCGTGGACACTGGGTGAAAGGCGTGACCTTCActcactgccctctctctctctctctctctctgtcctccccccgCCCATGCCCTTTTTGCAGGACTGCTACACGCCCTTCGTGAACGGGAGTTTCTTTGAGCACGCGGGCCAGCCTTACTGCGAGATCCACTACCACAAGAACCGgggctcgctctgctccggctgtgAGAAGCCCATCACTGGTCGCTGCATCACTGCCATGGGGAACAAGTTCCATCCCGAGCACTTTGTCTGTGCCTTCTGTCTCAAGCAGCTGAACAAAGGCAGCTTCAAGGAGCAGAACGACAAGCCGTACTGCCACCCCTGCTTCACCAAGCTCTTTGGCTAGCTGTCTGGCTCCCGTCTCGGTCCCCagctctccccccccctgcccccccgagaCCCGTCACCGACAATCGTATTTACAGGGAACAAACCACCAgggcaacaacaaattgtatttatagcatcagctgtggctcagtgggcagcacactcgcctccgggtcacaaggttgtggcttcgagtcccactccaggcacataAATCTCAGCTAACGCTCccggtgtagtgctgagggagtgccgcactgtcggaggggcagtactgagggagtgctgcactgtcagaggggcagtactgagggagtgctgcactgtcggaggggcggtactgagggagcgccgcactgtcagaggtcccATCtgtcagaggagacgttaaaccgaggccccgcctgctctctcaggtggacgtaaacgatcccatggcacgatgTCGAAGAAGAGCTAGGGGaggtctccccggtgtcctggggccagtatttatccctcaatcaacataacacaacagattatctgggtcattatcacattgctgtgtgtgagagtttgctgtgcacatGTTGACtcctgtgtttccaacattacaacagagaaagtacttcattggctgtaaagcactttgcgacgtctggtggttgtgaaaggcgctatataaatgcagctatTTCTTTATATCGAGCTTTTAACCTGGTGAAACAACTCAAGGTACTGAACAGGagaattatgagattaaaaaaaatgACACCAAGGGGTATAAAaataaattacggcagatgagggtgaaggagggaggttttaaggagcgtcttgaaggagtagagagatggagaggtttagggagggagttccagagcttggggcccaggcaacagaaggcacggccaccgatggtggagcgattataatcagggatggtcaggagggcagaattagaggagcgcagagatctcgcgggggggttgtggggctgaagatagggaggggcgaggtccgtgaaaacaaggatgagaattttgaaatcgagtaattgcttaaccgggagccaatgtggggcagcgagcacagtgggtgatgggtgagtgggactcggtgtgagttaggacacggggcagtgagcacagggggtgatgggtgagtgggactgggtgtgagttaggacacggggcagtgagcacagggggtgatgggtgagtgggactcggtgtgagttaggacacgggacagtgagcacagggggtgatgggtgagtgggactgggtgtgagttaggacacgggggcagtgtgcacagggggtgatgggtgagcgggacttggtgtgagttcggacacggggcagtgagcacagggggtgatgggcgagtgggactgggtgtgagttgggacacggggtcagcgagcacagggggtgatgggtgagtgggactcggtgtgagttaggacacggggcagtgagcacagggggtgatgggtgagcgggactcggtgtgagttaggacacggggcagtgagcacagggggtgatgggtgagcgggactcggtgtgagttaggacacggggcagtgagcacagggggtgatgggtgagtgggactgggtgtgagttaggacacggggcagtgagcacagggggtgatgggtgagtgggactgggtgtgagttaggacacggggcagtgagcacagggggtgatgggtgagcgggactcggtgtgagttaggacacggggtcagtgagcacaaggggtgatgggtgagcaggactcggtgtgagttaggacacggggcagtgagcacagggggtgatgggtgagtgggactgggtgtgagttaggacacgggggcagtgagcacagggggtgatgggtgagtgggactcggtgtgagttaggacacggggtcagtgagcacagggggtgatgggtgagtgggactcggtgtgagttaggacacgggggcagccaagttttggatcacctctagtttacgtcgagttgaatgtgggaggccagccaggagtgcgttggaatggtcaagtctggaggacAAGGCAACGGGTCAACGCTGGGCTGGgtttcagctgccccgtgtcccaataaTCAGAAAatctgttgttatgttgattgaacgtaagaaataggagcaggagtcggccattcggcccctcgagcctgctccgccatttaataccatcatggctgatccgatcttgggctcagctccacttccccgcccgctccccgtaacccttcactcccttatcgctcaaatatctgtctctctccgtcttaaatatattcaatgacccagcccccacagctctctggggcagagaattccacagatttacaatcctccgagagaagaaattcctcctcatctcagttttaaatgggcggtcccttattctaagaccatgccccctagttctagtctcccccatcagtggaaacatcctctctgcatccaccttgtcgagccccctcagaatcttatacgtttcaataagatcacctctcattcttctgtttaTTTTATTGATTCATTTTGTTGAAGGGTTcagtcgccccctccccctccccctccccctcgcccctgcCCCCCTCACATCACGTGTAGCGGTTCCCGGTCACTGGTGGACAGGAGGACAGCGAGCTGGCCCTCGAAGCGCTGAGTCAGGATATCCCGGAGCTCCGTCAGGAAGCCCCGCTCCGTGTTGCTGTGCTCGCAGAGCACCACCGTTGTTCCCGCGGCAACCGCGTCCAGCACCTCGTGATGAGACATCTCCCCTGGAACAACAAAATAACGTCAACTCAGCAGCAGGCCGGGGGAGGAGGACACaagacacagggacaggaggaggcccattcagcccctcgagcctgttacattagggacaggaggaggcccattcagcccctcgagcctgttacattagggacaggaggaggcccattcagcccctcgagcctgttacattaggaacaggaggaggcccattcagcccctcgaacctgttacattaggaacaggaggaggcccattcagcccctcgagcctgttacattaggaacaggaggaggcccattcagcccctcgaacctgttacattaggaacaggaggaggcccattcagcccctcgagcctgttacattaggaacaggaggaggcccattcagcccctcgagcctgttacattaggaacaggaggaggcccattcagcccctcgagcctgttacattaggaacaggaggccgcccattcagcccctcgagcctgttacattaggaacaggaggaggcccattcagtccctcgagcctgttacattaggaacaggaggaggcccattcagtccctcgag
Encoded here:
- the LOC139242042 gene encoding paxillin-like translates to MSSVQSRPGFSLAPLHLQKMVTALDQNWHPDHFCCVKCGRVFGEDGFHERDGKPYCRQDFYEMFASRCHGCSQTILEHYISALNALWHPECFVCRDCYTPFVNGSFFEHAGQPYCEIHYHKNRGSLCSGCEKPITGRCITAMGNKFHPEHFVCAFCLKQLNKGSFKEQNDKPYCHPCFTKLFG